In the Agrococcus sp. Marseille-Q4369 genome, one interval contains:
- a CDS encoding Rv3654c family TadE-like protein, translated as MASRHGPSGLLDERARGRLDHREGEWGDERGSGAVLALAIAMVALLLGMLVVGAGTASIAQARAAAAADAGALAAADALSGYADGAPCGLAQAVVGTSGARLERCSLRGLEASVTAVIPVGPWHASATARAGPPP; from the coding sequence GTGGCGTCTCGACATGGCCCTTCGGGCCTGCTCGACGAACGGGCGCGGGGACGACTCGACCACCGGGAGGGGGAGTGGGGCGACGAGCGGGGGAGCGGCGCCGTGCTCGCGCTGGCGATCGCGATGGTGGCGCTGCTGCTCGGGATGCTCGTCGTGGGCGCGGGCACCGCATCCATCGCGCAAGCGCGGGCGGCCGCGGCGGCCGACGCCGGCGCGCTCGCGGCCGCGGATGCGCTCTCCGGCTACGCCGACGGCGCGCCGTGCGGGCTCGCGCAAGCGGTCGTGGGAACGAGCGGCGCACGGCTCGAGCGATGCTCGCTGCGCGGTCTCGAGGCGAGCGTGACGGCCGTGATCCCGGTCGGTCCGTGGCACGCATCCGCCACAGCTCGGGCCGGTCCGCCGCCGTGA
- a CDS encoding type II secretion system F family protein: protein MSGEAAGLDETATTVHRLAALVAGGLPLARAWTELGTDASALDARSGALVRAVLAVAGESGAPMAPTLERLAGLLREQAAQRRALEAALAGPRATARLVMLLPVVGLGFGLALGLDVLGAATGGGVGSWSVAAGGLLMVGAWGWSRAIVRRAAHGDPAPGLALDLVAVALAGGGASDRARSSAARALRDARLEASGWDDVDATLALAERAGVPVRGLLLAEATAARTRARLDGEARAQRAAVQLALPLGACVLPAFTLLVIVPLVVSMLDGALAPLG from the coding sequence ATGAGCGGCGAGGCCGCCGGGCTCGACGAGACCGCCACGACCGTGCACCGGCTCGCCGCGCTCGTGGCGGGCGGCTTGCCGCTCGCGCGTGCGTGGACGGAGCTCGGCACGGATGCGTCGGCGCTCGATGCGCGGTCCGGCGCGCTCGTGCGCGCGGTGCTCGCCGTCGCCGGCGAGTCGGGCGCACCGATGGCACCGACGCTCGAGCGGCTCGCTGGACTGCTGCGCGAGCAGGCGGCGCAGCGTCGCGCGCTCGAGGCGGCGCTCGCGGGGCCGCGCGCGACCGCGCGGCTCGTCATGCTGCTGCCGGTCGTCGGGCTCGGCTTCGGGCTCGCGCTCGGGCTCGACGTGCTGGGCGCCGCGACCGGTGGCGGGGTCGGTTCTTGGTCGGTCGCCGCCGGCGGGCTGCTCATGGTCGGAGCGTGGGGATGGTCGCGGGCGATCGTGCGTCGCGCCGCGCACGGCGATCCAGCGCCCGGGCTCGCGCTCGACCTCGTCGCGGTGGCGCTCGCGGGCGGTGGCGCCTCCGATCGCGCTCGGTCGAGCGCCGCTCGAGCGCTGCGGGACGCGCGGCTCGAGGCGAGCGGCTGGGACGACGTCGACGCGACGCTCGCGCTCGCCGAGCGCGCCGGGGTGCCGGTGCGCGGACTGCTGCTCGCCGAGGCGACCGCGGCCCGCACGCGGGCGCGGCTCGACGGCGAGGCGCGTGCGCAGCGCGCGGCGGTGCAGCTCGCGCTGCCGCTCGGCGCGTGCGTGCTGCCCGCCTTCACGCTGCTCGTCATCGTGCCGCTCGTGGTCTCGATGCTCGACGGGGCGCTCGCGCCGCTCGGGTGA
- a CDS encoding TadA family conjugal transfer-associated ATPase has protein sequence MREFAELAPLVAEAAVTDVFVTGGQVWVDRGAGAERAPLRLAPERARALAVALVAAGGRHVDEATPCVDVRLHDGIRVHAVLPPIAVAGAQLSIRLPRVQPLSLDELDASGCFAAVPLDRVRELVERRANVLVTGAAGSGKTTLLGAMLSSASPAERIVTIEDVAELRIRHPHVVALEARQANAEGAGAIGLEQLVREALRMRPDRLVLGECRGAEVRELLSALNTGHDGGAGTLHANSLDDVPARLEALGALAGLSPPALARQAVSALDAVLHVARDARGRRGVDAIGELALDGERLVVRER, from the coding sequence CTGCGCGAGTTCGCCGAGCTCGCACCGCTCGTGGCGGAGGCGGCGGTGACGGATGTGTTCGTCACCGGCGGGCAGGTGTGGGTCGACCGCGGCGCGGGCGCTGAGCGCGCGCCGCTGCGGCTCGCGCCGGAGCGGGCACGGGCACTCGCGGTCGCCCTCGTCGCGGCGGGCGGCCGGCACGTCGACGAGGCGACGCCGTGCGTCGACGTGCGACTGCACGACGGCATCCGCGTGCACGCCGTGCTGCCGCCGATCGCGGTGGCCGGCGCGCAGCTCTCGATCCGGCTGCCGAGAGTGCAGCCGCTCTCGCTCGACGAGCTCGATGCGAGCGGCTGCTTCGCGGCCGTGCCGCTCGATCGGGTGCGCGAGCTCGTCGAGCGCCGCGCGAACGTGCTCGTGACGGGTGCGGCGGGCTCGGGCAAGACGACGCTGCTCGGCGCGATGCTCTCGAGCGCCTCGCCGGCCGAGCGCATCGTGACGATCGAGGACGTCGCCGAGCTGCGCATCCGCCACCCGCACGTCGTCGCGCTCGAGGCACGGCAGGCGAACGCCGAGGGCGCCGGCGCGATCGGCCTCGAGCAGCTCGTGCGCGAGGCGCTGCGGATGCGGCCCGATCGGCTCGTGCTGGGCGAGTGCCGCGGCGCGGAGGTGCGCGAGCTGCTCTCGGCGCTCAACACCGGGCACGACGGCGGCGCGGGCACCCTGCACGCCAACTCGCTCGACGACGTCCCCGCGCGGCTCGAGGCGCTCGGCGCGCTCGCGGGGCTCTCGCCGCCGGCGCTCGCACGACAGGCGGTGAGCGCGCTCGACGCGGTGCTGCACGTCGCGCGCGACGCGCGGGGGCGCCGCGGGGTCGACGCGATCGGGGAGCTCGCGCTCGACGGTGAGCGGCTCGTGGTGCGCGAGCGATGA
- the acs gene encoding acetate--CoA ligase: MSDRIDHLLTETRRFAPPEALASESTTTAELYERAAEDRLGFWAEQARELQWETPFTEVLDWQPPHARWFHDGTLNVAVNCLDRHVEAGNGDRVALHWEGEPGDRRTITYAEMTAEVKRLANVLTSLGVKAGDRVAIYLPMLPEAVAAMLACARIGAVHTAVFGGFSPSNLRSRIDDAGATLVITTDGAWRKGKVFPLKPTVDEALREPGHGVTNVLVVQRGENEIDWVEGRDVWYHDAMADASDEHDAQGFPAEHPLFILYTSGTTGKPKGILHTSGGYLTQTAFTHRHVFDLKPETDVYWCTADIGWVTGHSYVVYGPMANGTTQVMHEGTFDTPTPERPWQIIERYGVTIFYTAPTAIRTFMKLGRQHTQSSDLSSLRVLGTVGEPINPEAWMWYRDVVGGGTTPVVDTWWQTETGAIMISALAAVTTLKPGSAQVPIPGIEIDVLDESGASVGDGEGGLLVVTSPWPSMLRTIHGDDERYRETYWEKFGDKYFAGDGARKDEDGEIWLLGRVDDVMNVSGHRLSTAEIESSLVAHDGVAEAAVVGATDATTGQAVVAFVILKQSASREHSIEEAEQILRQHVASDIGAIARPRQVFIVPDLPKTRSGKIMRRLLRDLAEGRDLGDTTTLADQGVVEAIRSQLR; encoded by the coding sequence GTGTCGGACCGCATCGATCACCTGCTCACCGAGACCCGCCGATTCGCGCCGCCGGAGGCGCTCGCGAGCGAGTCGACGACCACTGCGGAGCTCTACGAGCGCGCGGCCGAGGATCGCCTCGGGTTCTGGGCGGAGCAGGCGCGCGAGCTGCAGTGGGAGACGCCCTTCACCGAGGTGCTCGACTGGCAGCCGCCGCACGCGCGCTGGTTCCACGACGGGACGCTCAACGTGGCCGTCAACTGCCTCGACCGCCACGTCGAGGCAGGCAACGGCGACCGCGTCGCGCTGCACTGGGAGGGCGAGCCCGGCGACCGCCGCACCATCACCTACGCCGAGATGACCGCCGAGGTCAAGCGGCTCGCGAACGTGCTGACGTCGCTCGGCGTCAAGGCCGGCGACCGCGTCGCGATCTACCTGCCGATGCTGCCCGAGGCCGTCGCCGCGATGCTCGCGTGCGCCCGCATCGGCGCCGTCCACACCGCCGTCTTCGGCGGCTTCAGCCCCTCCAACCTCCGCAGCCGCATCGACGATGCGGGCGCGACGCTCGTCATCACGACCGACGGCGCGTGGCGCAAGGGCAAGGTCTTCCCGCTCAAGCCGACCGTCGACGAGGCGCTGCGCGAGCCGGGCCACGGCGTCACGAACGTGCTCGTCGTCCAGCGCGGCGAGAACGAGATCGACTGGGTGGAGGGCCGCGACGTCTGGTACCACGACGCGATGGCGGATGCGTCGGACGAGCACGACGCGCAAGGCTTCCCCGCCGAGCACCCGCTCTTCATCCTCTACACCTCCGGCACGACCGGGAAGCCGAAGGGCATCCTGCACACGAGCGGCGGCTACCTGACGCAGACGGCGTTCACCCACCGCCACGTCTTCGACCTCAAGCCCGAGACCGATGTCTACTGGTGCACGGCCGACATCGGCTGGGTGACCGGGCACAGCTACGTCGTCTACGGCCCGATGGCGAACGGCACGACGCAGGTGATGCACGAGGGCACGTTCGACACCCCGACGCCCGAGCGCCCGTGGCAGATCATCGAGCGCTACGGCGTGACGATCTTCTACACGGCACCCACGGCCATCCGCACCTTCATGAAGCTCGGCCGCCAGCACACGCAGTCGAGCGACCTGTCGAGCCTGCGCGTGCTCGGCACGGTGGGCGAGCCCATCAACCCCGAGGCGTGGATGTGGTACCGCGACGTCGTGGGCGGCGGCACGACGCCGGTCGTCGACACGTGGTGGCAGACCGAGACGGGCGCGATCATGATCTCGGCGCTCGCCGCGGTGACGACCCTCAAGCCGGGCAGCGCGCAGGTGCCGATCCCGGGCATCGAGATCGACGTGCTCGACGAGTCGGGCGCCTCGGTCGGCGACGGCGAGGGCGGGCTGCTCGTCGTGACGAGCCCGTGGCCGTCGATGCTGCGCACGATCCACGGCGACGACGAGCGCTACCGCGAGACGTACTGGGAGAAGTTCGGCGACAAGTACTTCGCCGGCGACGGCGCCCGCAAGGACGAGGACGGCGAGATCTGGCTGCTTGGCCGCGTCGACGACGTCATGAACGTCTCGGGCCACCGGCTCTCGACGGCCGAGATCGAGTCGTCGCTCGTCGCGCACGACGGCGTCGCCGAGGCGGCCGTGGTGGGGGCGACGGATGCGACCACGGGCCAGGCGGTCGTGGCATTCGTGATCCTGAAGCAGTCGGCGTCGCGCGAGCACTCCATCGAGGAGGCGGAGCAGATCCTGCGCCAGCATGTCGCGAGCGACATCGGCGCAATCGCGCGGCCGCGGCAGGTGTTCATCGTGCCGGACCTGCCGAAGACCCGCTCGGGCAAGATCATGCGGCGGCTGCTGCGCGACCTCGCCGAGGGCCGCGACCTCGGCGACACGACGACGCTCGCCGACCAGGGCGTGGTCGAGGCGATCCGCTCGCAGCTGCGGTAG
- a CDS encoding DUF4244 domain-containing protein, which produces MRMLERLVHEEDGAATAEYVIATMAAVGFAGLLVVILRSDEVRAVLTDMVQRALTVQ; this is translated from the coding sequence ATGCGGATGCTCGAGAGGCTCGTGCACGAGGAGGACGGCGCGGCGACCGCCGAGTACGTCATCGCCACGATGGCCGCGGTCGGGTTCGCGGGGCTGCTGGTGGTGATCCTGCGCTCCGACGAGGTGCGAGCGGTGCTGACCGACATGGTCCAGCGTGCGCTCACCGTGCAGTAG